The Setaria viridis chromosome 9, Setaria_viridis_v4.0, whole genome shotgun sequence sequence GAGTTGTGAATTATGATTCTCGTGCGATTCACATATGTTTGATGAATTGAATTTATGTTTGTCATTTAACCAGATCAAGAAAGGTGCACATGACTAAATATACAAGTTCTACATCACAGCTTCCACGAAGACTAGGAATAAATAAAAATCTATCAAAATAAGGAAGTCCATGTACACAAGAGCAGGATCCTGCGGTGTGGATTGTTCCTGATGATGCCAACTATTACACATTTACATTAGTGTTGTTGCAGGTCTAATAGATAAAACTACTCATGGCAACTACATGTTCACATCTGTAATGCACACAACAGGACAAACCAACTGCTGATGGGAACAGTTTGTGTGTATCTGTAAATTAAGACCAAGTCCACAAACGAAGAGGCTACAAGAGTATCTCAGCTGTGTTTCAGAACCAAGAGTAGGATTCAACAATCTTTAGTCCGGGAAGACAAATTCTTTAGCCGATGCAAACATTCAGATCCCAGGAAACAAAAAGATCCAATTCACAAGACAAATTCTTTAGCCGATCGATGCAACAAGAGTTAAGAGAGTGGTACCTGATCCCGGCGATCCGGGAAGCGAAAGAGCTGCTCCCAAATCAGGCCGCCGCCTTTGCGGAAAGGATTCAGGCAAGATGAATAGAGGAACCCCAGTGCGCGAGAAGAGAGTTCGCCTAGATGCGATTCCTCTGCTGGGCTTTGGACCCTGTAACAACAACCGAATAACTAGCAGCAGATTTTCAGATTCGATCGCGCGAGCGAAACCATGCGCTAGCTCTGTAAGAGAGACCTTACTTATAGGCGGAGCTTCGTTGGCCAGCAGAAATGGTCGCGGGCTGCCTGGGAGAGCGGAGTAGTACTAATCTTGCCTGCCACTGACGGTGGGTCCAGCACTAGCGACGTTGTTTTTCTCAGCGGGGCCCACCGttagcttcttctttttttttttgagagctcCCACCGTTAGCTTTGTTGGAGCGGACAGTGGAGCAGGGGCCGGTAGTGGAGTGGAGCGCTTGTTTATCTGCCCTCCTGCCCTCCTGCGCTGCATTGGCCGAACAAAATCATATTTGCTCCGTGATCCGTAATGGCgtccggtggtggtggaggacatGGACAGCTCGCATCTTTTCCACCGGCGATGGCAAAGATTATTTCGGGTGCCTCGAGCCCCAACTCCGGCGCTTAGCAAAGACCCGGCTTTCTCACGGCCGGTCTCATAGGCGAGACATCTACAAGACTACACTACAAGCTGGCTTTTCAGCGAAGACATTTGACGGTACATGTGATTGTGGACCAAAAGCCATTTCAAATGACCTACTACAAATCTACAGTGTGTTTTTTTTGTAGATAAAGGTCTCGAAATACTTTGAAGAGCCTTGTGTGTATCCGAGTGGGGTTAATGTTAACCGCACCAGATCATATTATATCCTTAGCCTCGTAAGCCAAGCACTAGTGTCCAGCAGCTAGTTGGACACCCAAGCTAGCTATACACTTGAGCAATGCCCGCATGGTGTCTGAAATGAAGGTGCAAAATATCTGCAGAGTGACGTGGGACTGCCCGATTGCATAGGCAGAACGGCACACACGCCAAATTTCTTGCACCAACTGGCAACTGTTTGGCACGCGTGAGCGATACGTACTATGCAACCATCTCTCTCCATCCTTCGTCCAGTCCTCCGACGATGTTCTGGAATTTTCCAGAGAGAAATCAGAAACGGATCGGAATTCAGGGCCACCATGTGCGAGGTTAGTTGCTGATGGAGCATCGTTGCGACAGAGATGTTGCACCCGTAGTACGTGCCTGCTACGATCCGGGGGCTGTGAGACTACCGATCGCAGCAGCGCTCTCGAAATCGATGTTCTTAGATGAAATCGATACCCCGGCTCGATATCAATCGATCGACGTTTGTGCATCACCATCTGACGTGCATACGCGGTCTTCATTATTCACTATTTGGGGGGTGTTGTTAGCGCGCGAAAGGATATAGATGAATCTAGCTACCTGACGAACTGGTGGTGGCCAGCTCCTCTCCTCCTATCGACAAAGATAGGcatccatggagaagaaaaTGTCCATATATAATACAAAAGAGGGACGCGAGCAATGTATAGAAAGGTAAGAGCTCAAAGAGTGATAATGAATCCAAACGTTGCTCGCAAAGGATTGCGGAGAAGGTAGAAAAGGGAAAGCGAGGGATGGATGGATAGCCATCTCATCTTATCCCGTCACGCACCCCACCGGGTGCCCGGATCAGCGCCCCGGCCGCTGTCATGGCGGCggccgagagagagagatattTCGCTGGAAAGCGATGCCGAAACCACCCCCACGGGCCACGGACCCACCGCTCCGCGTCTGGGTCCTCGGTCACTTCGACTAATTCCCTGCGCACGCCAGCCGCCGGCTTCACGTCGCGATCGGATCGGCGACCCACGCGAGACGAACAAAAGACGCTGGGCGTACGTGATGCGTACGAGAGCGACCACGGCTCCCGGCCGGCGTCGCGTCCGAACTTGGCGGGATCGTCTTCCTTCCATGGAGAATTTGAGATGGAGGCGCCAACGCTGAGTCTCCACGTCTCGGCCGATCCGTCGCAACCTGCCGCTGTGGCCTGTGGCCCTGTGGGAGGGGCTCTTCCGAGGCACGAGAGGCCGCTGCTCCTGTCTGCTCTGCCCAACTTCAGGTGGTGTCACTTGCTTCGCTCAATTCCCTTTTTATCAACATCCGATTCACAGAGGTCCTCATTTTCGGTGCAAAGCAGAAAAACGAGATGCTACCTCATCGATCAGACTCGCCTAATTCAGACTGTATCAATGCTGAAGAGTAGAGCCGACAAGAGAGACGGCCAGCACAGCAGCTTACAAAAAGGAAAATTTGAGCGCCCATGCTTTCGCTTTCTTCAAACTTGGGCTAATCCATCGGTCTAACGATTTGACATTAAGAACCAAGTGGGGCCTAACAACAACGTTAACAAAAGCTGCAGTTTCTTTTTTTCGGATGccacctttctttcttttctgggTGGATTCCGAGTTAAACTTTAgtctctgtcacatcgaatatttagatactaattagaagtattaaacatagactatttacaaaatccatgaAGACTAAACGGTGATACGAATCTATTGAGACTaaatagtccatgatttgacaatgtgctgctacagtaaccatattagctatttacaaaacccattacacaaatggaggctaaacggcaacaCGAATCTATTACGTCTaaatagtccatgatttgacaatgtgctgctacagtaaccatttgctaatgatggattaattaggtttagtagatttgtctcgccgtttagtctccatctgtgtaattagttttataactaacttatatttatatttagtcctcctaattaacctccaaatattcgatatgacacgaactaaacttttTAGGTccagatccaaacaccctaatCCCCCCGCGGATTGCTCGCCATCGCATCGTGTCCACAAATATCTGCTTGTCTGCTTTGCTTTATAGTATGCTATGAGCATCAGTGCACCGTCACCCGATCCAAATGCAGATAAACATCAAGCTCTTTTAAGCTCGGCATAGGTAAGTTTTCCCTCCGTTCAAAAGCTAAACAGCAAGAACAAAAACAAACTATATATACAGTGGTATGTCATCAACAGCCACAACAGTAGGAAATAACAATTGAGAGCATAGCAAGGATAAGCATGCCTGCACGACATGATCtgtcatcagcagcagcagcaggagcaattGAGTGAAGGATAAGCATGGCAAGGATAagcactttttttattttaaaaactgCAATGCAGACTTTAATCCACTTAAAGTAAGAGAGATGTGTATCAATAGCGCTCCGTGGCAACCTGCTAAAGCTGAAGGATCAAATTGTCAATAGAAGTAAAGGATGCAGCTATAGAAAAAACAATGGCATACGCACCAAACTGGTAACCTTCTTGGTCCTTTCAGCTGAAGCAAGCCATTGGAGTTTCAGAAAGCAAAGAATCACTTAACAATGGCAGCCTTTCTAAATGGAGTGCCacgaaagttgatgcaatgatAAGTCTAGTGAATTGAGAAGACCAGAAAAGGACACCTTGTCCTACCAGAACAGCCATCTCTTAAATTATTTTACTCACCTGCAAGCTGCAATGCAAAGACAGGAAGGAATGAGTTGGGTGCGCGTCAAGTGTCTGAAGATTGTGGAAAAACCCGATTACAGCTAGCAAAGCTTAGAGGTTGAAATCTTCTCTAGTTCAGTCTCGAAAAGAGGTGTAAGGCTGAAAGCAAGCAAAACATAGCATCCCCAAGGGAGCTACCTTGATGGTTAAGCAGCGTTCATGTTCACTCCACTTTGGTAGAGATATTTTGAGTGAGCACATCACACATGCACAACCTCCTGTCTTTCATTGCTTGCCACCACTACCAACCCCAAAAGTATGATACAGATGTTCAGTTGCATTCTGGGCATACCGAATATGAAAAGCTCAAAAGATGATCAGCAACTACCAACTGCATTGGCTTGAAgccatgatgattatttctacagaagacaaataaaataaaataaaataagttgcAGGAATGACCTTCGGTTGGAACAATGGAACTCGAGACCTGTTGTAGACCAAAGCATAGACTAGGAACCGAACACAGGATATCAACCAAAGTTCACGAGATAAATCATAAGGAAATCTAGGGATCAGAGTTAACCTGACAAAACAAGAAGATGACACAAAATAATGTTTTGACTAATATTAAGAGAACACAGCACCAAACACCCTCGATGGATAAAAAGCAAGACTTAAATATTTCTATCATGGGAACATGTAATCAATAATCTTGATTGGACAGATAAGATTGGACTGTTACTACATAACTATACTGCTATTATAGTGGTATAAACAAAAGTAGGCACTTCATTACGCCTTAGCTCAAATTCTCTTACAATATTACTCTGAAATAGGAACTTGAAATGCGACAACAAAATCAATCACAAAAATGTGTTCTTCAAGTACTCTATGCTAGACATGGCTTTCTGCATCTATCCTCAACCAGCGATTCTACAAACTTCTGCTGATGGGGAGAAAGGCAACAACCAAGGTCCTTTAGTATCTGATTCCTTTTGCAACCTCAAAGAAGTGAGCAACATTCTCCTCTGGAGTTCCAACCTTGATGCCATGACCAAGGTTCAATACATGTCCAACATTACCAGCCTTCTGCACAGTGTCATAGATCCGCTTACTAATGAACTCTTTCGATCCAAAAAGAACACCAGGGTCCACATTCCCCTGAACTGCTATGTTAGATCCCAATCTTTTTCTGCCCTCAGCCATGTCGACTGTCCAGTCCAAGCTGACAACGTCAACACCGGTCAAAGGAAGCCTCTCCAGCAAGCCCCCAGACCCACTTGCATATAGTATCAAGGGCAAATCAGGATGCGTTTCCCTGACACTATCCACGATCTGCTTTAGATAAGGCAGGCTAAACTCCTCAAAATCAGTTGGGCTGAGTTCGGTAGCCCATGAATCAAAAATTTGGACAGCCTGTGCCCCATTGTCCGCTTGGTATTTAATGTAGTTAGCCATTGATGTTGTGAATTTTTGTAGCAAATTGTGCAGAATCTACAAGAACATAAAGCAATTGTCAAGACCAAATTTTGTACAAGACCccagatgatcacaaaaaaaggAATGGATATTGTGACAAACTTAGACGATATGATTTGCAGTACTCTGAGATATAATTTATATAAATCAACTAAATTATTGAGATTTCATGCTATCAGCAAACTACCAGTAAGTTGCGTAGCATTTAGTATCCTACATGCAACTACAATTTTCACAAGACATTGAACTGAGAAAAACATAATTCATGTCATCATGTGGAACAAAGATCTTCTCAATACCGTTGGTTCTGAGAAGGCTAATTTCTTAATCATTGTAAAGTTCTTTGATGAACCTCCTTCCACACAGTAAGATGCCAAGGTAAAGGGAGCTCCAACAAAACCTAGAACTGCAGCTTCATTTTTAACCTGAGAAAGAAACAATGGAGTCAATCCCACAAATGGAAAACAACAGCATAAAAATTGTCATAGGTTTTTAACTACCTCTACAAGCTGAAAGCTAAACACCATTAAAAAAGACAAGTCCAAATAACCAGACCGTGCTTCATATTTTTTATTCAAACTTACCGTTTTGCGATTATTTTGAAGATTGATTGTTTTAATATACCATTATCATGCCAGCCGAATAGACAGTGACAGCATATGAGCTAAGAAACATCATCAATTGCACTGCGGTGATCTATTTATTTTGTAACGCTTTCATTATTCCTGCAGGCTCCAAGTACTGCCCACATTAAGTGATAAGCACAAGTATTCATCAACTTAAGGTCACTGCAATATACTGTGAGAAACCTAAAAAATTGATCAAGTCGACATCAACATTTGAAACAAGAAAGTTGTGAGTTGACTATAAGAATCTAAATGCCTACTTCCACACTACCATGCCTTTTGAATGACCTGTTGGTCACATATTTTCAATTTGATGTTTGGGTGCTGAAAAGCATATACTAACCTCTTGTCGCAACAAATTTAGAGCCTGCCCCACATAAGGGACCCACTCCTCAGGAACAAATTCTCTGACTGCATTCACAGCAGCTGCTGTTCTCAAGGGATCATAAATCACCGGACCTTTTCCTTTCACGATGTCGAAAGGTATGTTCATCCCAGGAAGTGGAGTAAGGATATCCGAGAACAAGATGACCtgacaaaagaaaatgaaataaaagaatCATTATTATAAAATAACATCAATAGGTGAACAACGAATACTACATATCAGCAACATCTCAAACTCATGTAAGCTTTGAGATAATTTCCAAAAATAGAATTTTAAATAACATACACAAAAGGCTAAAGTCTGCAGCTTACTCCATCAGGCTTGAAAACCTTCCATGGTTGCAGAGAGATCTCAACAACTAGGTCGACATTTTCTGATCTTTCACGGAAATTTGGATATCGCTCACAAAGCAATTGATAGCTCTGCAGAAAATTCAAAAGGTAATAAGTTAGTAAGGACGAATGCTCACTAATGTTTGCACAGCAAAGCAGTCGAACAAACATGTACCTAAGACATTTGCCGGAAAAGGATGGACTGTGGAGTAGGCATTAATTCTGCAGGGAGTTATGCTAATTATGTTTTAGTAGCTCCCTCAACTAGTCCATTTTAAGCCTACATCATACACCCTACTAGCATTTGACACTTCAGTTTCCTTCCATCAACAACCTTGGCCAGTTCTATTACTTATCACATGATATATCAATAGTTTTTCCAGACAGAACATACTAATAGATGTAGACCCTTCATCGAGTTAGGCATTGGGATGCTGGCAATTACACAATGCTTATGCCAGAACAAGCGAGAAAATCGTAACAAAAATGGGAGTGGACCTGCCTTCATGTACCTCCCGGCCTGCCTCATGAGCCAGACGGGCGGCCTCTCGACCTTCTTCCCTCTAATAGCGCTGACCAGCAGAGGCTCCTCCGCCGTCACGACCGAAGCCTCCTCCGCCACTGCCTCTGAAGCACCACCCAGTAAAAGGAGCAGTCAATTCCTCACCCCCAAGCCTCCCGATCGGCCAGCAGAGGAGAAGGGGATTTACCTCCGACGGCGCTGCAGCGGACGGCGGAGAGCTGCCGGCGCCTGGGCCCGGCGCGGGCGgacccgccgccgcggaggagggaggtggaCGGCAGCGAGAGCGGCGGGCACGCGGTCGCCATTCGGGACGGGGTTcgtcgagctccgccgcgcTCGCGGGGAAAGGAGTGGGGAGACGTGGCGGTGGGTGGCGAACTGGCGACGACTTGGCttggcaggcaggcaggctggCTGAGCCGCTCAGGCGACGGGGGAAATCGGAAGGGGATTGGGATCACCG is a genomic window containing:
- the LOC117838253 gene encoding uroporphyrinogen decarboxylase, translated to MATACPPLSLPSTSLLRGGGSARAGPRRRQLSAVRCSAVGEAVAEEASVVTAEEPLLVSAIRGKKVERPPVWLMRQAGRYMKSYQLLCERYPNFRERSENVDLVVEISLQPWKVFKPDGVILFSDILTPLPGMNIPFDIVKGKGPVIYDPLRTAAAVNAVREFVPEEWVPYVGQALNLLRQEVKNEAAVLGFVGAPFTLASYCVEGGSSKNFTMIKKLAFSEPTILHNLLQKFTTSMANYIKYQADNGAQAVQIFDSWATELSPTDFEEFSLPYLKQIVDSVRETHPDLPLILYASGSGGLLERLPLTGVDVVSLDWTVDMAEGRKRLGSNIAVQGNVDPGVLFGSKEFISKRIYDTVQKAGNVGHVLNLGHGIKVGTPEENVAHFFEVAKGIRY